From the Trifolium pratense cultivar HEN17-A07 linkage group LG4, ARS_RC_1.1, whole genome shotgun sequence genome, the window TTAGCAGCTTTTCATTTTTAGTtgttttctaattatttttaacttctgattattttaaaaatctgtaacaaacagatgcaatatttttaaaagtgattatttttataaaacggACTCTAAATAcatatgtttcaaaataaaacttcCCCATTAATATAGTTAACTAGTGCTTgggcactatttaacattttcctaaaaaaaaaaaatggttgacGTTGACGACTTCATGTAAGGAAAGTATGTGTGTGTGTTTCAACGATTTTTGAAGTTGTAGTTTAGCCAATGGTGGATCTAAGATCAATGATTTCTAGAGTTTGGAAACGAGAAGTGAATCTGACGAGAAAGATCGCCGGAAGGTATGATAGAAGGGTGCAGGTTAAGGTGGGAAGAAGCCTTAATCTACTGGCTTAACTATATTATGGATCGAAACTAAAAACACATTTTAGCTTTTTTAGAGGTTTACTTTTGTCATCCTACTGATTTACAGGCGCGCCCTACGAATTTAATAAAGTACCTTCGTTCGCTGGCGCTACTTAACTAGCGGACACGTCAAAAAACTCCCTACTAACACCCTACCTTTATaacgttcgctacttaagtagcggacgatatttttcaaaattttttatttttataacatccgctacttatgtAGTTGAAggataaaatgaaaaaatcataGAGCGCGTGAATAACAGATTCAGcggcaaaaataattttttttatagggtcGTGTTAACTAACCACCtgcacagttttttttttttttcccctttttaCATATTGAGGGAAAATAACAGACATTGACTTTGCCAACACCGCACGATAGTAGTAATAAATTAGGGGaagatcaaaataaaaaagaaagtttgATAGATCGAAGAAGAAGGAGCAGTAGCACTGGCAGCAACCTGTTCTCACTCTTGCAACTTGTTCCCACTGCCGACGCCAACAAAGAGACCCACAACTCAACCTTAAAACCTCATTTGAATCAACCCATCATTTGTTTCTGTCTACCATCACCAATAGTAAGAGACAGAAACATGGCTATGACTAAATCAAGGGTTACAGTTTTAAGAGCAAGTTTGATAATAGTAGCTGTTTCCATAGCAGGTTACATATTAGGTCCTCCTCTCTATTGGCATTTCAAAGAAGCTTTAGCTGCTGTCAaacattcttcttcttcttcttcttcttccacttGTGCCCCTTGTCACTGTGATTGTTCTTCACAGCCCACTTTTTCAATTCCACAAGGTTATTCTTTACTcccccttttcatttttttgtatttttatcaatttttcttaattacCCATCTTAAGATCTTGTTAAAAATTCATCTTTTCTCAATTGGGTCATCTAATTCAGAAATAAAAATCGGAACTTTTTTAGATCTGGGTTCTAGAAGattctttttttattgtataaacTGGTATTAGTTCAATCATTGAAGTTCAATCATAATTGCTTCCACAACTTAACCTATTGAATTGTATATTCTGAAATGGtagtaataatttgataaaagaaAGACATTTTTCTGtaacattattattactattatgcTAGGGATTTTGCATTTTTCTGTAAGAATTCAGTAGATCGGTGTGAAGTTATATAGGGCCAACAACATTTCATTTTCATCTAGAAACTTGATCTATGTTCCCCTCTGGTTTATACCTTTAtctaagtttttgtttttgtattaaCCCTTTGGTTTCCAAGGGAAGGGGCCCCGGTAATCCAGAATTCGTCCGCGGGGTAAttaaagtctggccaagaattgttcccaccagtaatcgaactcgggttctcccgaacgattcgTCTTAGGAGGAGCTTATTAACCACTTAAGTCCACCTAACCTCATTAACCTTTATCTAAGTTTTCGTTTTGATATTAAGAAGACCTAATTAACAAACTACTCCAATAATTTCCAATTATTCATCTTACTGAAGTAGTCATAATtcataaattacaaattgttaaGCAGAGATTTAAATAGTTGCCACAGTAATAACAATTGCGGTGATTCTTGATATTGAGGAGAATCATAGTCAAATACAGCCGATGCAGCCTCAATGGCGGCAGTGTTCTGGTTGTTATGTCACGGCCTAGTTTGTGATTGTGATCCCCAACCTTTGTTTAAAATGCTATCGATGTGCATAGCTGCATAGTTGCTGCATAGTTATTACCATATAACCTATTTATGTTATCAACTAAAACAAATATGAAAGTAAGCACCATAACTGTAGAacacttttatttcttttggttATCATTAATGAATTGGAAATCAACGTCAAGAAAACTGAATTGGAAATCATTAGTCAACAACATTATAAATTAGAGCTTCAATTTTGTTAAACTATGTGAATATTATCATGGTTTTATCATAATTTActtctcctttatctttatCTAACGGCAAATCAAGCACGTACTTATTTCAGTTTCTTTCACTGTGTTTCCGCAGGGCTGAGCAACATTTCATTTGGAGGTTAGTTTCTGTATCCTAGATGAAATACATTGAAGTCCATAAACCCATGATATACATTTTGCATGATGGTAGAAACGTATAAGCTGAAGTACCATTATTAAGAGTCACTTTAACAAAATCATCTTAGAGTCACAAAATCTCGCATCTCTTCGGTTTTTTCTTGGTTTGCAATTTCCTGTTTAAAAATCTATTAATTAAGGATTATATCAAGTGTAGCTTTTTGTCtaaataagaataagaaatttTGGTCTTTGTACTCGAAAGACCTCTGctataaaatgaatgaaacctcaattaaagaaaattcattttgcaCACAGTGGCATTGTTGTtgtataacattttttttactggTGTTTTATGGCTCAACTTTCTTCGCCAAccaattctctttttcttttcttgattaTTCAGATTGTGCAAAACCTGATCCAGAAGTGAACGGAGACACCGAAAAGAATTTTGCAGAGCTATTGTCAGAAGAACTAAAGCTACGTGAAAATGATGCTTTGGAAAATCAGCGACGCGCTGACATGGCTTTGCTTGAGGCAAAGAAGATCGCATCTCAGTATCAGAAGGAAGCAGACAAGTGTAATTCTGGTATGGAAACATGCGAGCAGGCGAGGGAGAAAGCTGAGTTGGCATTAGTCGCTCAGAAGAAGGTAACTGCATTGTGGGAACTTCGAGCTCGCCAGAAAGGATGGAAAGAAGGGGTTGCCAAATCTAATACTCAGTCTCAAGGAAAAGTACAAACTTCTTAGAAGCATAATATGGCTTCCATGGAGTGTTTCTTGCTTCCTTTTTTTAAACGGAAAATATTAGTATTGTTAGTAGTGTTTCTTGCATATTACTTTTGAGAAGTGTTTTTAAATGCTGGTAATAGAAAATCGTATAGTTCTCTTATGTGTTCATGAAAAGTCAAGTGTAAAAATACAAATGTTTGTTGTATTTCTAACATCCATTTTTAGCCATTGATTCGAAATGTACCACGGCTGAAAACTAGAAATCGttatttattatgatttatgatgAAGTTATAAATGGAAAATATATCACTATTGACTTGATTTTGGAAGTTCAGATTTGTTATTTCTCTATTAGACACACGAGAACCATTGACCAAGGAATCCAagcatatcttttttttataaaatataacctcaaaacattgaaattgaaattatatCTTTCTAAgttattttggattttgaaaaTCTGCATTATCTTTAAAAGTTCTATGATGCTCTGTGATGATTGTCATAAAAGCAAAGCaacttttagtttttttctaTCCAAAGGCCAAAAAAGTTTCGCACAGGTCTCAAACTGAAATATTACACTAAGGAGGGGCAGGTTGCAACTTTGCATGGAGGCATTGCAGCGACGTGATGCTTTGAAGAAGCTGCCAAGAACCAAAGTTTTGTCTCCACTGTGgtcaaagagaaagaaaaagcaaGGCAACTTCCTTCTGTCATAATGATTGAGCTTGACTCACTTCAATGTGACCTCAAGGAGCAGAAAAAGAAAGACCCTCACAAAGGAGACAAAATTGAAGCAGGAGGCTTAGTGCCTATCTCAAAGAGAATGTTGACCTCTTTGGTTGGAGCTTAAATGTCTGAAATTGACCTCGAGGTCACTTGTCACCAGCTGACCATCAACCTCATGGCAAAAGTTGTAGTGCAACATCGTAGGAAGCAATCTCCCGAGAAGGGCAGGGGTGAAGGCACGAAAAGAAATTCTCAAATATTATACTACCTCAATCCGGTTCCAATTGGCTCAtgacaaaatcatttttttgagCCGGATAAAAATTTCAAGGTGAAAATTAGGGATGTGGACTCCCATCAGTCAGAGAAAGACCGCATTCACATAATCGGTGTGCTCTGCGCCATTCAATTAACATTGGACGACTTTGAACATACTGACTACACAAATGCTAACAGCTGGAAATCCGATATATTTGTTCAAGCTCAGCCATTACAGGTTGCAGGTTTTGTGGGTCTGCTTCATACAAAACTCTCTTTagggtaaaaaaaaagaagaaagaaactgGTTTAATCAACGACACTTTAAAATAACACATTTGAAAAGCAATTGAGGGCCACAATCGTCGATTAATAAATAAAGGTTGCACCCATAAACCATGAAGTTATCTCTATTAATTTTCATGTCCAGCATCAAATGTATGTGTTTCTACTAACATGGTCATCAGAGTCCCGCAAACTAAACCATTGCCCACCATCAACCGACACACTTTAAATGAAAATCTAAGAAAGCTTTAGATTCCACAATACCCatgctttgttttatttttacggCTAGTTTATATTGTATGCAGTAAACTCGATGGAGAAAGATTTTCAAACTCGTGAATCCCCATGTGCCAGTCACGACCCCAATTTATGGGACACATGGGCTGTAGTGTGCATACTGTCGAGAACGGCACACCACTACACCAGTAATGCATTTTACTAActgttaattttgtttattgtaATCTAACAGTCATATGCAAGTGAAAGTGTGAAACACTACAAATCTGCAGcaagaaaataaactaaattattaCATCCTTCCTTCCCCAAATGATGGGAGAAACAAAAGGTCAAGAGGCTAATATGACAAAtgatcaatttaaaaaataagtaataaattattttattattacttgtGAAAAAATGTGATTTAGATACTATTCGGTTAATCCTTCATAGAAAATGTAGGGTAGGGTAGTGCTCTAACAATCAGTCATTCATCCATTCATCAAATTTTGAGTATTGTTAGACACGAGAATTAATCTCTATAGGATACAAATGGGAGCACAACATTAGTTGACTCTGTCATGAACAAGAACTAATGTACATCTCGATATATCAGACCATTACATGATGGATTAAAAAGCAACTTGTTACAATACATTCTCCATCTGAAAATCAAAGCATAAACTCACAGTCAATTGTATGATGAGGGAATGAATCAAAGCCAAAATATTAAATGACAGTTGAGATTAAATAGACTGAAGCAAGCAAGGACAGTatcaaaagaaatcataaaaaGCACTTACGGAACTATTTTCTAATTACTGAACTGCAGAATAAACGAGTCAATGAGTCTGGTATCTAAACGGTTCCACTGTCGCCAACATATGGAAGGCGTATTGAAAGATCATCCAAGTTGGGAAAGCTTTGAATGCTCAATCCTTTCTCATTTGCCAAATGCAGAAGACATATGAAGCACAGATGAGGAGAGATGTCACTGATGCTTGCAGCGGCATTGCAATCGCCAGGAAAGTTAGCCAATAAATTCCGGAAAGATACTATTTCTTCTTGGCCCTTCAAAAGAAAGggacaaaaaaacaaataatgcaAGAGAATTAGAACTTATCATTCAGCGACAAAGCAAAAATATAGTATATAGCTTTTGTTATGCTCTGAAATCTCACTGAAAGTTAAAATAGCACCACGCCTTGAAGAAAACTATATGTACCAAGTTTCATTTCAGTGGGGGGCAACAAAAAAAGGGAAGGACAATTATCGAAAGTTTAGAAACGGATAAATCTTGGTATACCTGAACAGGAGGAAGCTTATCATATGCTTGAACATGGTCCCAAAGAGTAACTTTTAGTGCTTGAACATCAACTTGTTTGGACGTTTTGTCATACTGGACTTCAATTTTACTGACCTgttattatttgaaaataagCATATATTATTATACTTGAATGCTTACTGCAATATTTCGGCCATATTAATGGCAAGGAAGACAATTATTGAAGAAAGAAAGACATCATTCTTTCCTCAGCATGTATAATACCTACAAGAACATATCAAGAGCAGGGTTTATATTCAAGAAAACACACCTGACGAGGCTGAGTAATGAGAGTGCCAGGGTCTTCCAGGTCACTGTGATGATCACCTTCATAGTCACCAGCCTCATCACCACCACAAGCACTTCCATTATCCCAAGAAGGAAACATATCATTCTCATTGAATTGATCTCTAGATCCTTCTGAATCTGCAAATGCACCGAAACATAAAATACAATACAATTACAGctgaaaatatttcaaatgatCTCCATATATACAATACAAGCATGGGGAATAGTCTATTTGAAAAACGAGAATTTTAAACATTTTACCTGAGAATCTTTTTGCCCTCCTCCCAAGACACTAAAGAAAGAACGTAAATCATCagagataaatataaataaatatcactACAGACAAGAAAGTACTTTGCAACTGATTTCAATGTCTTAAAGAAACTACCTTCACATCCGGAAGAAGAAACAGCTTGACAAGTTCCTCTGGCTGATAGTGGCAGTCCTCTGGAAGTTTTGTATTGCAAGGCTGTCTGCTTTCAGGGAGAAGTAATGTTTTGGGATTCTTTGGAGGAGCAAATATATCTAACAAGTTTTTCTCCAGAGAATTTGCAAAATCTAAATCAACTTCGGCTTGTCTCTTACTCTTTGTCTGCTTAGTTTTCAGGGTTGGCCCATCTTCAGAAGTAGTTTGAACCTCGGAGACTACAACAAAGCAACTAGAATAAATACAATGTTCAATTCTAAGAAACATAGAGCATTACAAGCTATTTAGCTGACCTCCAAACCCCACCTTTCGATTTTTTATACTTCCAATGATCAGGGCCTGCCCATGCATTTTGTTTTGAATTAAAACCCAGACTCAAGAATAAGAACCCATCAACATTTTCAAATCTGTCATCCATATCAGGTTCTGTGGAAGGAAATAGATCATTATCCTACAAAATTCAGCATTTTACTTTAGCCGTGCATCGTTCTCTTGTTAGAATACCAAAAGACTATTTTAAAAGCTCATCCAAAACAGGTTTCTATGGTTAAAACATGACTAAACCTGAGGATAACTAGGGAAACTTGGATCTACATCATTAGAGCCTAAATCAGCAACAACTGGTTGGTCATCATGATCATCACTCCAATTCGCACAGTTCTCATAATCCTCCCTGTCAGCGTTATTTTCACAATTATAATCAACATCAGGCTCTTCCACTGAATTCTGACCATGAAGATGAAAATCAGTAGGCCTTTTATTATTTCCATCAAATTGGTTTACTATAGTCCTGAGAGTTGGAGAAATTTCATCCTTCACACGCATGTCCAATACAATCTGCTCAACACAATCTATAAAGAAAAGTAAGTCACAATTAACCACGTTAAATGTGTTTCAGTTTACAAATGTAACAACAGTTTCACCAGATATTTCACAAAGCAACACACCTCTGACAAAAGAAAGATCAATGGTATCTGAAATATCAGGTTCATTTTGGCATGCCATACACTTAGCAGGTACTTCTAGTGAATCAAAGAGCACCCTACATCCACCATATACACCAAGATTATTCATTAAAAGACCTTTGGCTCCTCCTTCGTCAAATTTTGCAGTTGTCTGCCGATAGAGGGGATCCACAACAAATGCAgctgaaaaaatataatagcaTATATGCATTTTAAGCACAACTTGAACCCCACTGCCTAGAACTAATAACGCAAACAGAATAAGGATTTGAGATTACCATCAAACTTCTTTACATTGAGAACCTCAAAAGATGGTTCCAGTGTTGACAAAGGTGACAACTGCATTAACAAAAAACTCTTCAAACTAAGCAAAAACTATCATTAACCAGTCATGACCAAAACATCCAGACTACTGACCTTTTTATCTGTCTCTTTTCTGCTTCCTTCTTTTCCACTTTCAACATTAACACCCTCCAGGGTAGTGTCTAACATTATGAATTAGCATTagaactaataaaaaaatattacaaaaccaAAAGTAAATGCACTGCACTATGAAACCATTTGAATTCATACATTCACAAAGATATCAAACATTAATTAGCAATAGAGCATATGTTATACTATGCAATCATCCACAATGCAATCATCAACAAAGCCCACTACAAATGCAACTTgcgaagatgaagaaaaaagagagaatcaaAATGTCAGGCTTAATAAGAGGGTAACAATTGTAACCTTGTTCAGCATCTTGGCCTGCTCTATTCATCCCACCAAGGACTTTATATGCCTCGGAATGCACTGAATCCACCCTTAATGAATAAATTTTGACTCCAGCCTCTAGAGTGCAGCTTGCCtgcccaaataaaaaataatgaaactaCCTAAAGTATATTCATACACAACTTTGTCTATTCACCCTAGTAAGCTATGTAGCACTTACACTTCTACTAAAACAGGTAATTACATTCTACAGGTTGacaattgattttgacatgctTGGTTTCTCTAGAGTAGAATTGACTTTGCCTCTAAAACtaattctacttgaagctagaaattatAGCTTTTGATGCTAGAATTCATTTTTACActcaactcacttttacatgaatgtatccaaacataaatcactttaccTTCAACACAATTATAGTCAAACTGAATcttacaaaatcaattcttcTCACCTCGTAACCAAAACATACACTAATAATcacttataatttattaaattattaccaGTGTCGATGCGTCAGTGTTGTTGTCAATGCATGTGTCAATATCAAAGACAGTAAGTTCTTATGTGCAACCCATAATCTAAAATGGAATTTTGCATAATCCAGTAGATTGCAAGAAAATTATACAATAAcattcttataaattaaattataaaaccaaaaatcatATCCAAACACTTAAACCAAGAAATTAAAACAAGACAAGTTTAAAAAATGCATACCTTCTGAAAATTAGTCTCCGTGTCATTTTCTTCTTCAGCTTTAATAATATCAGTAAGATGATCAATCAAGTTTAACTCCCACGTATTTTTCTGATTAATTTTCTGCACaccaaatttttcaaaaaaaaaaaattcaaaatatcaaacaaaATCCAATTTGCGCCAAACTTCAAcacaaagaaaaatcaaaaatcaaaaactaaatctcaatttccatttccatttcaCTTTTTGCTTATTTGCTTACATTTTCGCTGGCGAGCTTGATGCAATTCTGGAACAAATCGAAGATCTGCTGTTTATTAAGACACGGATCGGAATTTGCATCGAGAGATTGAGAAACTGTAAGATTCTTGCGGCGGATAGCAGCAGCGCGTGCTGCACGTGCTTGAGCGCGTTCGAGCTGGTCATCATTGGAACCTAATATGAAAGGACTGGTTGGAGATTGGATTCGCGCTGCAACGGGGAGTCTTTGTTTGTTAGGGCTTAGGGCTTCCGCcatggaagaagatgaaggtagGGTTTGGAATTGCGAGTGAAGAAGATGGAATTAGAGAGATTTCTGAGAAATGGGAATCGTTTTTGTTCCCTCCAGTTTTGTAATTTGAAtcggtagttttttttttctgagaaagaattttttttttttggactaacTGAGAAAGACGCTtcttttcaaaatgaaaaaatcaaGCAAGTAACTAACGGGCACAATCTGGTGTGCtcccttttaattttttaagtattcaatttaaaaataaaatatttaggttctatttaaaaataaatatttatttaaaaaatgaaacattttaattttcggtgtgttaaaaaatttacaaagttTTACTATTTAAGATTTTAAAGAATGTCGAGTGTCCCTCgttagcatttttctttttttcttttttttaatgaaaagaaATTAGGACTAGTGACTACTGGAGGATGATGATTCAGTTCGAGAAAGATAACACTTTAGAGCTCTTAGAGAGCTTATCAATGTATTTATATTTAGCTAATAGTGTTTATCCTCGTGCAATGTTAGTGAATTTCGATTATCCCTTGCGATTTTTTTCCAATTACCCCATGTATTGTCAATATTTCGTTCTTTTAGCCCCTCATTAAATATGATGGCTTAAGATTGTGCATAAATGATGACGTGACATGCACATTGAGGGGAGTAAACCAAAATTCGTTATATTATAGGTGGCAAAAACATGAAATCTTAAGCTAACATATTCAATAAGGAGCTAAAATGTTGGAATCTTCACATTACAGTGAGGTAATTTGGAAAAATAATACAAGGgttaaattgaaatttgttaACATTGCATGAGATAAACACTATTTAACCTTTATATTTACCTTCCCTTTTTCtaagtataatattttttatagttttatattgacttaaatataattttgtaaaagCTGAATCCGAATTACAAATTTAAAACTCTATGTAGGAATAAAAAGCTTTGTTATTTAAGTAACTTATGTTCAATTATTTCATTCATTTGAATCATTAGTTGTTACCGGAGAAATTAAGAGTTTGTCAAAGAGGACTCTGAGTTAATATAAAGTCAACATTTTTCGAAGAATATGTACTTTTAGTGACCCAATTCAACATTTTTAAGAATAATCACAGGACTGAAAAAGAAAAGGGCCGGCAAAACATAACTATGCAGTATGTCGAGCCACAACGTATGGTTGACCACGGACTGCGACCCAACTCAAAATTGACATAACCGCTAATACATGAAAGCATCAAGTCAGGTTGCGATTTTTACCAATTTGGCAATTTTGGCCCAAAACTGAGTGATGCTCGACCATATTTTAAGCATGTGTTATATCAAAGCTTCAATTTGATGAAATGTCAGCTGATGAAGAACATAGCTCAACAAAGTAACTAACACGATCATGACCTATCATTGGAGTGACAATTACTTAGTTttccttaattataaataagaGTTCTCACAAATTAAGAACAAATAGTCAGATGCTTAATTTCTAAAGCCCACTCTTAACCAAAAACAGCTTAAGCTTTCCAAAATTTTGAGTATACATTTCAATATTAGTAATGAGACAAAATTTGTACCGACTTAATTCATTAATAAAAGtattttgtttgtaaaaaaaatatatatatgaaagcCTTTCCCGGCCTGGtatgcaaaaaacaaaaacaaaaaaagtaacaaCATTAAATAACAAAACCGGAAAATAACGCAAACTCAAAAATatcatatcttttatattataagcttgtatacacaagcaaaccctaaaccctaatttgttttccctgttggcaatattttcaaccactatggcaagtatatatataccaattatgattaaaattatgtgcaataattgataaccaccatcaattttaaaagtatatcatatcaaaattattgttgactatattattcatcacgaaatatttttatgtctttcctgatcaatgattttttttctagcggatcataaatttagagaataattatcatgtgagatttggaaagttattattacgtgtaatttggaaagttattatcaaactcaattctgctaaatgaaatttttttgcaatacaaccaaacacaatcatggtcatgtcactaatcacattcattattttgattttaacattgcagatttaatattaaccgatgatcaattgatacaatatgcactagcagactaattgtgatttaaattatgtccacaaagtgttaagctccatcaactttcataggaaagatttcatacgacaattaagcaccatcaattttcattgcacaatttaaacaattaaaaaccgataatctcttatctcttatattataagcttgctaacataagttaatcctaaaccaaatttttttctctctcattttctctttctttttattgcagttttatattcaaaaaatacagatttgtctaCGATAGGTATCGAAcatgcatcccttacttacaataaaacatttcaaccgctaaaacatgtgcttcaattatgaaagaatttatgaatcctaatatgttaactctgttttcaataaatttgaacggcgaaattaatcacaatttttatttatttatggatgtctacttaagtttatgttcttgattgtgtctttattttttttttaacctttaattatcatcaattttttaacctttagatattagcaatttttttttttaataagtaaacaaaacgatggtgttccaaaattatttaaaaaatatataaaatataaaataagcacataaacaaatataaaataattagtccatgaaattccctataatACTCTTATTAAAAATGCTCTTAAAAattttgtattatattttttattattacatattacaaCTAATCAGACCCATGCGGTGTTGCATGCGTCAAAGTTCCGGTTAGttatcattttcaaaaattatctTAGCATAGCTAAGCATAACTAaggtatttttctttttttcagaAATAATATCAAAGTTAAATCAAACTCTGGATCTCAATAGCACCCTTCTTTTCCACTCCACAGATGGGACAAGCTTGGAGTAAAGCTTCACACACCTTGCATGAAGAGAGATGTCTGCACGGAAGGAATATGACATCCACTGATTTTGTGTTACACCTAAGACAACACTTTGCAGCTCTTGCTTCTTCAACTTCACCACAAAAAGACTCTCCATCATTTTCCACAAACATccttactctctttttctccTCTTCCAATTGGTTATACAAAGCTATTATCATGGCTTCTTGTTCCTCAACTATTCTCTTCAGATCCCTTTTCTCTGCCTCTAGACTATTTAAGAAATTTtccaacactttttttttcaatgcaGCTTGTGCAATTTCTCCATTCTTTGTTATTAAAACTTGTTCTGAATAATTTTCCAATCTTTTAAGTACACCTACTTGTTTCTCCCTTTGTTGTTGTAACACGAGTTTCAATTTATCATTCtatcacataaaaaaaaatagacattgGATTAATGGACAAAGGAAATGATATtctgaaaacaaaataaacatatttaaaaCATGATACATAAATCCGGAGAAAGTCAatcttagggtccgtttga encodes:
- the LOC123924364 gene encoding uncharacterized protein LOC123924364, with the protein product MAMTKSRVTVLRASLIIVAVSIAGYILGPPLYWHFKEALAAVKHSSSSSSSSTCAPCHCDCSSQPTFSIPQGLSNISFGDCAKPDPEVNGDTEKNFAELLSEELKLRENDALENQRRADMALLEAKKIASQYQKEADKCNSGMETCEQAREKAELALVAQKKVTALWELRARQKGWKEGVAKSNTQSQGKVQTS
- the LOC123921732 gene encoding condensin complex subunit 2, translated to MAEALSPNKQRLPVAARIQSPTSPFILGSNDDQLERAQARAARAAAIRRKNLTVSQSLDANSDPCLNKQQIFDLFQNCIKLASENKINQKNTWELNLIDHLTDIIKAEEENDTETNFQKASCTLEAGVKIYSLRVDSVHSEAYKVLGGMNRAGQDAEQDTTLEGVNVESGKEGSRKETDKKLSPLSTLEPSFEVLNVKKFDAAFVVDPLYRQTTAKFDEGGAKGLLMNNLGVYGGCRVLFDSLEVPAKCMACQNEPDISDTIDLSFVRDCVEQIVLDMRVKDEISPTLRTIVNQFDGNNKRPTDFHLHGQNSVEEPDVDYNCENNADREDYENCANWSDDHDDQPVVADLGSNDVDPSFPSYPQDNDLFPSTEPDMDDRFENVDGFLFLSLGFNSKQNAWAGPDHWKYKKSKVSEVQTTSEDGPTLKTKQTKSKRQAEVDLDFANSLEKNLLDIFAPPKNPKTLLLPESRQPCNTKLPEDCHYQPEELVKLFLLPDVKCLGRRAKRFSDSEGSRDQFNENDMFPSWDNGSACGGDEAGDYEGDHHSDLEDPGTLITQPRQVSKIEVQYDKTSKQVDVQALKVTLWDHVQAYDKLPPVQGQEEIVSFRNLLANFPGDCNAAASISDISPHLCFICLLHLANEKGLSIQSFPNLDDLSIRLPYVGDSGTV
- the LOC123922150 gene encoding E3 ubiquitin-protein ligase BOI-like, which codes for MANPHTHSNHGFPFCINGVYSCGLVESQRQNPQQQPQYQQHQQGQAYVFLNPNPHVHTSNVLNSPTLATLLEKQNQEEEQFIRIQNDKLKLVLQQQREKQVGVLKRLENYSEQVLITKNGEIAQAALKKKVLENFLNSLEAEKRDLKRIVEEQEAMIIALYNQLEEEKKRVRMFVENDGESFCGEVEEARAAKCCLRCNTKSVDVIFLPCRHLSSCKVCEALLQACPICGVEKKGAIEIQSLI